In Paracoccus sp. TOH, a single window of DNA contains:
- a CDS encoding NAD-dependent formate dehydrogenase, protein MAKVVCVLYDDPVDGYPTSYARDSLPVIERYPDGQTLPTPKAIDFVPGSLLGSVSGALGLRKYLEAQGHELVVTSSKDGPDSELEKHLHDAEVVISQPFWPAYLTAERIAKAPKLKLALTAGIGSDHVDLQAAIDRGITVAEVTFCNSISVSEHVVMTALNLVRNYTPSHDWAVKGGWNIADCVTRSYDIEGMHVGTVAAGRIGLAVLRRFKPFGMHLHYTDRHRLPREVEQELGLTWHETPRDMFPACDIVTLNCPLHPETEHMVNDKTLKLFKRGAYLVNTARGKLCDRDAVARALESGQLAGYGGDVWFPQPAPQDHPWRTMPHNAMTPHISGTSLSAQARYAAGTREILECHFEGRPIRDEYLIVQGGSLAGVGAHSYSKGNATRGSEEAAKFEKVG, encoded by the coding sequence ATGGCCAAGGTAGTTTGCGTTCTTTACGATGATCCGGTCGACGGCTATCCGACCTCTTACGCCCGCGATTCCCTGCCGGTGATCGAGCGCTATCCCGACGGGCAGACCCTGCCCACGCCCAAGGCCATCGACTTCGTGCCGGGCAGCCTGCTCGGCTCGGTCTCGGGCGCGCTGGGCTTGCGCAAATACCTGGAAGCACAGGGCCACGAGCTGGTGGTGACCTCGTCCAAGGACGGTCCCGACAGCGAGCTGGAAAAGCACCTGCACGATGCCGAGGTCGTCATCTCGCAGCCGTTCTGGCCGGCCTACCTGACCGCCGAGCGCATCGCCAAGGCGCCGAAGCTGAAGCTGGCGCTGACCGCCGGCATCGGCTCGGACCATGTCGACCTGCAGGCCGCCATCGACCGCGGCATCACCGTGGCCGAGGTGACCTTCTGCAACTCGATCAGCGTGTCCGAACATGTGGTGATGACGGCGCTGAACCTGGTGCGCAACTACACCCCCTCGCATGACTGGGCGGTGAAGGGCGGCTGGAACATCGCCGATTGCGTCACCCGCTCTTACGACATCGAGGGGATGCATGTCGGCACCGTCGCCGCCGGCCGCATCGGTCTGGCGGTGCTGCGCCGCTTCAAGCCCTTCGGCATGCACCTGCACTATACCGACCGCCACCGCCTGCCGCGCGAGGTCGAGCAGGAACTGGGCCTGACCTGGCACGAGACGCCGCGGGACATGTTCCCGGCCTGCGACATCGTCACGCTGAACTGCCCGCTGCATCCCGAGACCGAGCACATGGTCAACGACAAGACGCTGAAGCTGTTCAAGCGCGGCGCCTATCTGGTCAACACGGCGCGCGGCAAGCTCTGCGACCGCGACGCGGTGGCCCGGGCGCTGGAAAGCGGCCAACTGGCCGGCTATGGCGGCGACGTCTGGTTCCCGCAGCCGGCGCCGCAGGATCATCCCTGGCGCACCATGCCGCATAACGCGATGACGCCGCATATCTCGGGCACCTCGCTGTCGGCGCAGGCCCGCTATGCCGCCGGCACGCGCGAGATCCTGGAATGCCATTTCGAGGGCCGGCCGATCCGCGACGAATACTTGATCGTGCAGGGCGGCAGCCTGGCCGGCGTCGGCGCGCATTCCTATTCCAAGGGCAATGCGACGCGCGGCTCGGAAGAGGCCGCGAAGTTCGAGAAGGTCGGCTGA
- a CDS encoding LacI family DNA-binding transcriptional regulator, protein MNTKRPRRPLTLRDVSEASGVSEMTVSRVLRNRGDVSAATREKVLTAARALGYVPNKIAGGLASQRVNLVAVVIPSLSNMVFPDVLGGISAELDDTGLQPVVGVTNYSPSREDAVLYDMLSWRPSGVILAGLEHSRAARAMLDNAGLPVVEIMDIDGEPIDTAVGISHRRAGAEMADEILAAGYRRIGFIGTHMPEDHRARKRLAGFEERLGEHGLQLAAREYYQGGSSLHKGRELTERILTREPELDFLYFSNDMIGAGGLLWCMEKGYDIPGRLGLAGFNGVELLDGLPMRLTTTDARRIDIGRRAARIVAGKEPRPENGIIALAPTIMPGETIRKP, encoded by the coding sequence ATGAATACGAAAAGACCCCGCCGCCCCCTGACATTGCGCGATGTGTCCGAAGCCTCGGGCGTCTCGGAGATGACGGTCAGCCGCGTGCTGCGCAATCGCGGCGATGTCTCGGCCGCCACCCGCGAAAAGGTGCTGACCGCCGCCCGCGCGCTCGGCTATGTCCCGAACAAGATCGCCGGCGGGCTGGCCAGCCAGCGCGTGAACCTGGTCGCCGTGGTCATCCCATCACTGTCGAACATGGTGTTTCCCGACGTGCTGGGCGGCATCTCGGCCGAGCTGGACGATACCGGGCTGCAGCCGGTGGTCGGGGTCACGAACTATTCCCCCTCGCGCGAGGACGCGGTGCTTTACGACATGCTCAGCTGGCGGCCTTCGGGGGTGATCCTGGCCGGGCTCGAGCACAGCCGCGCGGCACGGGCCATGCTGGACAATGCCGGCCTGCCCGTGGTCGAGATCATGGATATCGACGGCGAACCCATCGACACGGCCGTCGGCATCAGCCATCGCCGCGCCGGCGCCGAGATGGCCGACGAGATCCTCGCCGCCGGCTATCGCCGCATCGGTTTCATCGGCACGCACATGCCCGAGGACCATCGCGCCCGCAAGCGGCTTGCCGGTTTCGAGGAACGGCTGGGCGAGCATGGGCTGCAACTGGCGGCACGGGAATATTACCAGGGCGGCTCGTCGCTGCACAAGGGCCGCGAGCTGACCGAGCGCATCCTGACGCGCGAGCCGGAGCTGGACTTTCTGTATTTCTCCAACGACATGATCGGGGCCGGCGGGCTGTTGTGGTGCATGGAGAAGGGCTATGACATCCCGGGCCGGCTGGGGCTTGCCGGCTTCAACGGCGTCGAGCTGCTGGACGGGTTGCCGATGCGGCTGACCACCACCGACGCGCGGCGCATCGATATCGGCCGGCGCGCGGCCCGCATCGTCGCCGGCAAGGAGCCGCGGCCCGAGAACGGCATCATCGCCCTGGCCCCGACCATCATGCCGGGCGAGACCATCCGCAAGCCTTGA
- a CDS encoding DUF6478 family protein, whose product MAMRPRKWIERKTRARALRHWEALADHAGTLGPGRLRGLREEALALRARLDRFLLRADRRVARSRAALDALHLPGGTDWRWRPGFMTGQISPRGVAGPESGGKLGDAAAVWHDCPERALILEQLDNAGATDLAPFGIRLEVFGFAGNFLSLSIDLPVSALAGLTRSHVLRLETGVLAERALNVYARLNIGHGPNIDEVTLQLRSFEPGQPGQQVTEFDLAYTEMNEKRLEKIWLDLIFESPRMNAVEIRELFFSRHLRAEF is encoded by the coding sequence ATGGCGATGCGTCCCCGCAAGTGGATCGAACGGAAAACCCGCGCCCGGGCCCTGCGCCATTGGGAGGCGCTGGCCGATCATGCCGGAACCCTGGGCCCGGGCCGGTTGCGCGGGCTGCGCGAGGAGGCGCTGGCGCTGCGCGCCAGGCTCGACCGTTTCCTGCTGCGCGCCGACCGCCGCGTCGCCCGGTCCCGCGCGGCGCTGGACGCGCTGCACCTGCCGGGCGGCACCGACTGGCGCTGGCGGCCGGGGTTCATGACCGGCCAGATCTCGCCCCGGGGCGTGGCCGGGCCTGAAAGCGGCGGCAAGCTGGGCGATGCGGCGGCGGTCTGGCACGATTGTCCGGAGCGGGCGCTGATCCTCGAACAGCTCGACAATGCCGGGGCGACGGATCTGGCGCCCTTCGGCATCCGGCTGGAGGTCTTCGGCTTTGCCGGCAACTTCCTGTCGCTGTCGATCGACCTGCCGGTCAGCGCGCTGGCCGGGCTGACGCGCAGCCATGTGCTGCGGCTGGAAACCGGCGTCCTGGCCGAGCGGGCGCTGAACGTCTATGCGCGGCTGAACATCGGCCACGGTCCCAATATCGACGAGGTGACGCTGCAGTTGCGCAGCTTCGAGCCGGGCCAGCCCGGCCAGCAGGTGACCGAGTTCGACCTGGCCTATACCGAGATGAACGAGAAGCGGCTGGAAAAGATCTGGCTGGACCTGATCTTCGAATCCCCCCGGATGAACGCGGTCGAGATCCGCGAGCTGTTCTTCTCGCGCCACCTGCGGGCCGAATTCTGA
- the map gene encoding type I methionyl aminopeptidase, with protein MNDARQTREGIRIHEPQDFQGMRAAGLIAAQILDEVGALVRPGAATGALDDFIRGRVGELGATSATIGYRGYQHASCISVNHVVCHGIPGEKLLAEGDILNIDVTVIVDGWYGDSSRMYVAGKPSVKARRLIQVTHDSLMKGIEAVRPGATFGDIGWAIQSYVEQNRMSVVRDFCGHGLGRTFHAPPNVLHFGRPGKGPVLEEGMFFTIEPMVNLGRPETKILADDWTAVTRDKSLSAQFEHSIGVTADGCEIFTLSPKGLFFPDLG; from the coding sequence ATGAACGACGCACGCCAGACCCGCGAGGGCATCCGCATCCACGAGCCGCAGGACTTCCAGGGCATGCGGGCGGCCGGGCTGATCGCGGCGCAGATCCTGGACGAGGTCGGGGCGCTGGTGCGGCCGGGCGCCGCCACCGGCGCGCTGGACGACTTCATCCGCGGCCGGGTCGGGGAACTGGGCGCCACCAGCGCCACCATCGGCTATCGCGGCTACCAGCATGCCAGCTGCATCAGCGTGAACCATGTCGTCTGCCACGGCATCCCCGGCGAGAAGCTGCTGGCCGAGGGCGACATCCTGAACATCGACGTGACGGTGATCGTGGACGGCTGGTATGGCGACAGTTCGCGCATGTATGTGGCGGGCAAGCCCAGCGTCAAGGCGCGCCGGCTGATCCAGGTCACCCATGACAGCCTGATGAAGGGCATCGAGGCGGTGCGGCCCGGCGCCACCTTCGGCGATATCGGCTGGGCGATCCAGAGCTATGTGGAACAGAACCGCATGTCGGTGGTGCGCGACTTCTGCGGCCACGGCCTCGGCCGCACCTTCCACGCGCCGCCGAACGTCCTGCATTTCGGCCGCCCCGGCAAGGGCCCGGTGCTGGAAGAGGGCATGTTCTTCACCATCGAGCCGATGGTGAACCTGGGCCGGCCCGAGACCAAGATCCTTGCCGACGACTGGACGGCGGTGACCCGCGACAAGTCGCTCTCGGCCCAGTTCGAGCATTCGATTGGCGTGACCGCGGACGGCTGCGAGATCTTCACCCTGTCGCCCAAGGGCCTGTTCTTCCCCGATCTGGGCTGA
- a CDS encoding HPP family protein, translating to MYSQTRAAEREKPRALAVYARLNLLPALVSGLGGAVAICLLAGLAQSLEHALLIAPFGASCVLLFALPQSPLARPRNVIGGHFLSALVGLLVLNLVGDSVLAMGLGVGLAIAVMQLTGTVHPPAGGDPLVVILTGAGWSFLGLPILAGTVTLVLVALAYHRLVSTRAYPG from the coding sequence ATGTATTCGCAAACACGGGCCGCCGAGCGGGAAAAGCCGCGGGCTCTGGCCGTCTATGCCCGCCTGAACCTGTTGCCCGCCTTGGTTTCGGGCCTGGGCGGAGCGGTGGCGATCTGCCTGCTGGCGGGGCTTGCGCAATCGCTGGAGCACGCGCTGCTGATCGCGCCCTTCGGGGCAAGCTGCGTGCTGCTGTTCGCCCTGCCGCAAAGCCCGCTGGCCCGGCCGCGCAACGTGATCGGCGGGCATTTCCTGTCGGCGCTGGTCGGGCTGCTGGTGCTGAACCTGGTCGGCGATTCCGTGCTGGCCATGGGGCTCGGCGTCGGCCTGGCCATCGCCGTCATGCAGCTGACCGGAACCGTGCACCCGCCGGCGGGTGGCGACCCGCTGGTGGTGATCCTGACCGGCGCGGGCTGGTCCTTCCTGGGCCTGCCGATCCTGGCGGGCACCGTGACGCTGGTTCTGGTCGCCCTCGCCTATCACCGGCTGGTTTCGACGCGCGCCTATCCGGGCTGA
- a CDS encoding GNAT family N-acetyltransferase: MIADPEIARAFESTWPAAEYAEAGGFRVGRGLGAGGRVSSARVLAPDWQAAAIPRIEAIQRGWDERPMFRVTDADTALQEALRAQGYRPGTPTAIMAADCAALAAEPAPPLAAFAIWPPLAIQRDIWAAGGIPASRQAVMERVAQPRTAILGRVQDRAAGAAFVARDGRVAMIHGIEVVPALRRQGVAGWLLRKAAEWAAAEGATRLALAVRRDNAHARALYQRLGFADLGGYGYWTRD, translated from the coding sequence GTGATCGCCGATCCAGAAATCGCCCGCGCCTTCGAAAGCACCTGGCCGGCGGCCGAATATGCCGAGGCCGGCGGGTTTCGCGTCGGGCGCGGGCTGGGGGCCGGCGGCCGGGTCAGCTCGGCCCGGGTGCTGGCGCCGGACTGGCAGGCGGCGGCGATCCCGCGCATCGAAGCCATCCAGCGCGGCTGGGACGAGCGGCCGATGTTCCGGGTGACCGACGCCGATACCGCGCTGCAAGAGGCGCTGCGGGCGCAGGGCTATCGCCCCGGCACGCCGACCGCGATCATGGCCGCCGATTGCGCAGCCTTGGCGGCCGAGCCGGCGCCGCCGCTGGCCGCCTTCGCGATCTGGCCGCCATTGGCCATCCAGCGCGACATCTGGGCGGCGGGGGGCATCCCGGCCAGCCGGCAGGCGGTGATGGAACGCGTGGCGCAGCCCAGGACCGCGATCCTGGGCCGGGTGCAGGATCGCGCCGCCGGCGCGGCCTTCGTGGCGCGGGACGGCCGGGTGGCGATGATCCACGGCATCGAGGTGGTGCCGGCGCTGCGCCGGCAGGGCGTGGCGGGCTGGCTGCTGCGCAAGGCCGCCGAATGGGCCGCGGCCGAGGGCGCGACCCGGCTTGCCCTGGCGGTCCGGCGCGACAATGCCCACGCCCGGGCGCTTTACCAGCGGCTGGGCTTTGCCGATCTGGGCGGTTACGGCTACTGGACCCGCGACTGA
- a CDS encoding molybdopterin-binding protein, whose protein sequence is MQSDNPTAAILVIGDEILSGRTREGNAHYLSQVLNSIGVDLREVRIVGDDHDQIVAAIRALDKSLGGAWDMLFTSGGIGPTHDDITADAVADAFGVGIEINEEARRVMVARWEARGVEVTGNRLRMARIPLGAALIPNAHSAAPGFHIGNTHVMAGVPEVFRAMVEAIVDKLPTGRPSVSEALEVLRPESDVADELRAVADDFPDLSLGSYPFQRGQRYGTSLVIRGLDGQRVTDAMTALRERLAL, encoded by the coding sequence ATGCAGTCCGACAATCCCACCGCCGCCATTCTCGTCATCGGGGACGAGATCCTGTCCGGCCGCACGCGCGAGGGCAATGCCCATTACCTGTCGCAGGTGCTGAACAGCATCGGCGTCGACCTGCGCGAGGTGCGCATCGTCGGCGACGACCATGACCAGATCGTCGCGGCGATCCGGGCGCTGGACAAGTCGCTGGGCGGCGCCTGGGACATGTTGTTCACCAGCGGCGGCATCGGGCCGACGCATGACGACATCACCGCCGATGCGGTGGCCGACGCCTTTGGCGTGGGCATCGAGATCAACGAGGAGGCGCGCCGCGTCATGGTCGCCCGCTGGGAGGCGCGCGGCGTCGAGGTCACCGGCAACCGGCTGCGCATGGCCCGCATCCCGCTGGGCGCGGCGCTGATCCCCAACGCCCATTCCGCCGCGCCCGGCTTCCACATCGGCAACACCCATGTCATGGCCGGCGTCCCCGAGGTGTTCCGCGCCATGGTCGAGGCCATCGTGGACAAGCTGCCGACCGGCCGCCCCTCGGTCAGCGAGGCGCTGGAGGTGCTGCGGCCGGAATCCGACGTGGCCGACGAGCTGCGCGCGGTCGCCGACGATTTCCCCGACCTGTCGCTGGGATCGTATCCGTTCCAGCGCGGCCAGCGCTACGGCACCAGCCTGGTGATCCGCGGGCTGGACGGCCAGCGCGTCACCGATGCCATGACCGCGCTGCGCGAAAGGCTGGCGCTGTGA
- a CDS encoding LysR family transcriptional regulator, producing the protein MLIRHLRFFVTLAEEQHFGRAAERCNVTQPTLSHAIRKLEEELDLGLIVRGHRFLSLTAEGEKVLNWGRQILSDHDSMRDDLSRKHSTGLKGCLRLGVIPAAMPATAILTDAFMARNPHAEIVLRSMSSRSIQKGIDSFDIDGGITYLDNEPLQHVRCQRLYSERYVFATRQTDALAGRAGICWAEAVAHPLCLLSDDMQNRRIIDRIAASSGVTLKPRITTNSFLGVMAHLRRGPWCAIVPHTFGMVFGGVPDLALIPMTTPAQVQEIGLVLADRMPQSPMVRALQDCAQRAVANGLFGDADLHEP; encoded by the coding sequence ATGCTGATACGTCATCTCAGATTTTTCGTGACGCTGGCCGAAGAGCAGCATTTCGGCCGCGCCGCCGAGCGCTGCAACGTCACCCAACCCACGCTGTCGCACGCCATCCGCAAGCTCGAGGAAGAGCTCGACCTGGGCCTGATCGTGCGCGGTCACCGGTTTCTGTCGCTGACCGCCGAGGGCGAAAAGGTGCTGAACTGGGGCCGTCAGATCCTGTCCGATCACGACAGCATGCGCGACGATCTCAGCCGCAAGCACAGCACCGGGCTGAAGGGCTGCTTGAGACTGGGCGTGATCCCCGCCGCAATGCCGGCGACCGCGATCCTGACCGATGCCTTCATGGCCCGCAATCCGCATGCCGAGATCGTGCTGCGCTCCATGTCGTCGCGGTCTATCCAGAAGGGGATCGACAGCTTCGACATCGACGGCGGCATCACCTATCTCGACAACGAGCCCTTGCAGCATGTGCGCTGCCAGCGGCTTTACTCCGAGCGCTATGTCTTTGCCACGCGCCAGACGGACGCCCTTGCCGGCCGGGCGGGCATCTGCTGGGCGGAAGCGGTCGCGCACCCGCTCTGCCTGTTGTCAGACGACATGCAGAACCGCCGCATCATTGACCGTATCGCCGCCAGTTCCGGCGTGACATTGAAGCCGCGGATCACCACCAATTCCTTCCTGGGGGTGATGGCGCATCTGCGGCGCGGGCCTTGGTGCGCCATCGTGCCGCATACGTTCGGCATGGTTTTTGGCGGCGTGCCCGATCTGGCGCTGATCCCGATGACGACCCCGGCACAGGTGCAGGAAATCGGCCTTGTCCTTGCCGATCGGATGCCGCAATCCCCCATGGTGCGGGCCTTGCAGGATTGCGCCCAACGGGCGGTCGCGAACGGCCTGTTCGGCGACGCCGACCTGCATGAGCCGTGA
- a CDS encoding NUDIX domain-containing protein, translated as MTKEIRISAALILDPDGRTLLVRKAGTRAFQQPGGKIDPGESPESALCRELGEEIGLQIGADALRHLGRFRAPAANEPGCQVVAELFLLRLSGEADIAAGAEIAEAVWIDPAAAGLPLAPLTGKEILPRLVAGLFRAPA; from the coding sequence TTGACCAAGGAGATTCGGATATCGGCCGCACTGATTCTCGACCCCGATGGCCGAACGCTTCTGGTGCGCAAAGCGGGCACCCGGGCGTTTCAACAGCCAGGCGGCAAGATCGATCCAGGCGAAAGCCCCGAAAGCGCGCTTTGCCGGGAGCTTGGCGAGGAAATCGGATTGCAGATCGGTGCCGATGCGCTGCGGCATCTGGGCCGGTTCCGGGCGCCTGCCGCGAATGAGCCCGGCTGTCAGGTGGTGGCAGAGCTGTTTCTGCTGCGACTGAGCGGGGAAGCGGACATCGCCGCGGGCGCCGAGATTGCCGAGGCGGTCTGGATCGATCCGGCAGCGGCCGGCCTGCCCCTGGCGCCGCTGACCGGCAAGGAGATCCTGCCGCGTCTGGTTGCCGGCCTGTTCCGCGCCCCGGCCTAG
- a CDS encoding recombinase family protein — protein MAKLFCDRNATAAQNFPALAAALELCRLNGAELLVARLDRIPFDRVGHAAVFADPGIRLRVAGLPYARKSELQIYARMIAQERAFDLEKQQTDQSHDLPWAAAGKANGERRPSDIADHALPIVLPMRESGSTLSEIASALNQRGWTTENGTAWRPTHVSRLLRDLR, from the coding sequence GTGGCAAAGCTGTTTTGCGACCGCAACGCGACCGCCGCGCAGAATTTCCCGGCCCTGGCGGCGGCGCTGGAGCTTTGCCGCCTGAACGGCGCAGAGCTGTTGGTCGCGCGCCTGGACCGCATCCCCTTCGACAGAGTCGGCCATGCCGCCGTCTTCGCCGATCCCGGGATTCGGCTGCGCGTCGCCGGGCTGCCTTATGCCCGCAAGAGCGAATTGCAGATCTACGCCCGGATGATTGCACAGGAGCGCGCCTTCGACCTTGAGAAGCAACAGACAGACCAGTCGCATGATCTGCCTTGGGCGGCGGCCGGGAAGGCGAACGGCGAACGCCGGCCCAGCGACATCGCGGACCATGCCCTGCCGATCGTGCTGCCGATGCGTGAAAGCGGATCAACCCTGAGCGAGATCGCATCGGCCCTGAACCAGCGCGGCTGGACCACCGAAAACGGCACGGCCTGGCGGCCCACGCATGTCTCGCGCCTGCTGCGCGATCTGCGGTGA